The following proteins are co-located in the Eleginops maclovinus isolate JMC-PN-2008 ecotype Puerto Natales chromosome 23, JC_Emac_rtc_rv5, whole genome shotgun sequence genome:
- the wfs1b gene encoding wolframin isoform X1 gives METFFIASNSPIKFFVVHHFSKSQLHIGVSKQFRVKWHVEERKCPFTTTVTPPQVSMQILPSLTFPITYTLLLPTMISLKYGLQMLWNLTVSFLCLVHFSAMEPSLTGNPATPKPSPSSPSTLRPGPSSSSLSSTTTTHTSDRPRPKLNMPTPPTTPSSAPSTASPRTSPGLSSRSSSLSTPPASPLRQPIRIPSQVGRSQLNAASPEYPSTRSTAPQPPLTPEPEEPEEEVSLEDLEERAKSGDAKAQTKMGRYFLVLAEERDEELNNCTAVTWLVQAAKQGRKDAVKSLQQCLGSRKGITLENFEEVKKLCTETRFERGVRKAALLMYWKLNPERKKSVAVSEMLENVEHVHTEPGKPVSLGPLNSSAKKQRRVLETMVTSEARCQVGLDDFVEMTKKYAQGVAPPPVMATAGGDGDDDDDDVVVKNPDELPLHQKLLKFPLFALLEIKEHLIDWASRAGMQWLSALIPTHHVNALIFFFIISNLTIEFFIFLIPLLVFYLSFFSMVICTLRVFQNSKAWENFRALTDLLSHFEPSLDLEQAETNFGWTHLEPYLYFLLSVIFVVFSFPVADKSWIPCSELAAVALFFTFTAFLSLQASAQLFARRALLTEVLSGACSLTHFLPDSVPWFIKMFGITFITVPLGDVVVLNLGLPCLLYGHLFYLLFRMAQMRGFKGTYLCLVPYLVCFTWCELSMVFLQNATAIGLIRTCVGYFLFLFALPILSLGMAAMLLIQLVQWFLALEVTKMVVTLTICFVPVVLRLWTRFSLNPIVVLRSLSRSSVVKLILVWLSAVVLFCWMYVYRSEGMKVYNSTLTWPEYSSLCGPMAWKDANMAQTQILCSHLEGHRVTWTGRFKYVRVTDIENGPQSVVNLLPVFVGNWMRCLYGNPYPLCEEVKNETAEPQPLPAPAPPPENPLCKLKKLAKHECHIKRFDRYKFEVTMGMPLERKTRNGTIIEDEDATKDIVLRASNEFKSMLIYLKTGSLVEFSTILEGRLGSKWPVFELKAIHCMSCGDAHLPSRRQYKIEHDWRRTAQNALQFGFDFFFNPFLTAKLEQHPEPETEIETVTQEGG, from the exons ATGGAAACCTTTTTTATTGCATCAAATTCGCCAATCAAGTTCTTTGTTGTACACCATTTTTCTAAATCACAACTTCACATTGGTGTATCAAAACAATTTAGAGTGAAGTGGCATGTTGAAGAGAGGAAGTGTCCTTTCACAACAACTGTTACTCCACCACAGGTGTCAATGCAGATCCTTCCTTCTCTTACATTCCCTATTACTTACACGCTGCTTTTACCTACTATGATATCACTTAAATACGGTCTTCAGATGCTGTGGAACCTCACTGTGAGTTTTCTTTGTCTGGTACATTTTTCAGCTATGGAGCCATCTCTGACCGGCAACCCAGCCACCCCAAAACCCagcccctcctctccctctacCCTGAGGCCAGGCCCTTCATCTTCAAGCTTGTCTTCGaccacaaccacacacacatcagaccGCCCCAGGCCCAAACTGAACATGCCAACACCTCCAACTACTCCCTCATCTGCCCCCTCCACCGCCTCCCCTCGGACTTCTCCAGGTCTCTCCTCCCGTTCTTCCTCATTGTCCACACCGCCCGCCTCCCCTCTCCGTCAGCCCATCAGGATCCCCTCTCAGGTGGGCAGATCTCAGCTTAATGCAGCTTCTCCAGAATATCCATCAACTCGCTCCACAGCTCCACAGCCTCCTCTCACACCTGAACCAG AAGAGCCAGAGGAGGAAGTCAGTCTTGAGGATTTGGAGGAGAGAGCAAAGTCTGGAGATGCAAAAGCACAGACCAAG ATGGGCCGTTACTTCCTGGTGCTGGCagaagagagagatgaggagcTGAACAACTGCACAGCGGTCACTTGGTTGGTCCAGGCTGCTAAACAAGGACGCAAGGACGCCGTCAAATCGCTGCAGCAGTGCTTAGGCTCCAGGAAAG GCATCACTCTGGAGAACTTTGAGGAGGTGAAAAAGCTATGTACAGAGACGCGCTTTGAGAGAGGAGTCAGGAAAGCAGCTCTGCTCATGTACTGGAAGTTGAACCCGGAGAGGAAGAAGTCGGTGGCTGTTTCTGAAATGCTAGAGAATGTTGAACATGTCCACACAGAGCCGG GCAAACCAGTGTCCCTGGGCCCACTAAACAGCTCTGCCAAGAAACAGAGAAGAGTCTTGGAGACTATGGTCACCAGTGAAG CCAGATGCCAAGTGGGTCTTGACGACTTTGTGGAGATGACAAAGAAGTACGCTCAGGGTGTTGCACCGCCACCTGTCATGGCTACAGCAGGGGGTGATGGTgacgatgacgatgatgatgtaGTAGTGAAGAATCCAGATGAACTGCCCTTACACCAGAAG CTGCTGAAGTTCCCTCTGTTCGCTTTGCTGGAGATCAAGGAGCACCTCATCGACTGGGCGTCACGAGCCGGCATGCAGTGGCTCAGCGCTCTGATCCCCACGCACCATGTCAACGCACTCATCTTCTTCTTTATCATCTCCAACCTCACAATAGAGTttttcatcttcctcatccctCTGCTGGTTTTCTACCTGTCGTTCTTCTCCATGGTCATCTGCACGCTGCGAGTGTTTCAG AACTCAAAAGCATGGGAAAACTTCCGGGCCCTGACGGACCTGCTGTCACACTTTGAACCCAGCCTTGATCTGGAGCAGGCCGAGACCAACTTTGGATGGACACACTTGGAGCCTTATCT gtacttcctgctctctgtgatCTTCgtggttttctctttccctgtGGCTGATAAATCCTGGATCCCTTGCTCGGAGTTGGCTGCTGTCGCTCTCTTCTTCACCTTCACCGCCTTCCTCAGCCTGCAGGCCTCCGCTCAGCTGTTTGCTCGTAGAGCCCTCCTCACTGAGGTCCTCTCCGGAGCCTGCTCCCTCACTCACTTCCTGCCAGACTCCGTTCCCTGGTTCATCAAGATGTTTGGGATTACGTTCATCACTGTGCCTTTGGGGGATGTAGTAGTGTTGAACCTGGGGTTGCCATGTCTGCTATACGGACACCTTTTCTATCTGCTCTTCCGTATGGCCCAGATGCGAGGCTTTAAGGGAACTTACCTGTGCCTGGTGCCTTACCTGGTTTGCTTCACCTGGTGTGAGCTCAGCATGGTGTTCCTTCAAAACGCCACTGCAATAGGACTCATCCGCACCTGTGTAGGttacttcctcttcctgttcgCCCTTCCAATTCTCTCACTGGGCATGGCTGCAATGCTCCTCATCCAGTTAGTACAGTGGTTTCTTGCCCTTGAGGTGACAAAAATGGTGGTAACCTTGACAATCTGCTTTGTGCCAGTAGTGCTGAGGCTTTGGACTCGCTTTAGCCTCAACCCCATCGTGGTTTTACGATCTTTATCACGGAGCAGCGTTGTGAAGCTTATCCTGGTGTggctcagtgctgtggtgcttTTCTGCTGGATGTACGTCTACAGGTCTGAAGGCATGAAGGTTTATAACTCCACCCTGACGTGGCCCGAGTACAGCAGCCTCTGCGGCCCGATGGCCTGGAAAGACGCCAACATGGCCCAAACTCAGATCCTCTGCTCTCACCTTGAAGGACACCGCGTCACCTGGACTGGACGCTTCAAATACGTCCGTGTGACCGACATCGAGAATGGTCCACAGTCGGTTGTGAACCTGCTGCCTGTATTTGTGGGGAACTGGATGCGCTGCCTGTATGGAAACCCCTATCCTTTGTGTGAGGAGGTAAAAAACGAGACCGCTGAGCCCCAGCCCCTGCCAGCCCCCGCGCCTCCTCCAGAAAATCCCCTCTGTAAACTTAAAAAACTGGCCAAGCACGAATGTCACATTAAACGTTTTGATCGATACAAATTTGAAGTGACAATGGGCATGCCACTGGAGAGGAAGACCAGAAACGGGACAATCATAGAGGATGAAGATGCCACTAAGGATATAGTTCTGCGGGCCAGTAATGAGTTCAAATCTATGCTGATATACTTAAAAACAGGTAGCCTGGTGGAGTTCAGCACCATACTGGAGGGCCGTTTGGGCTCCAAGTGGCCCGTGTTTGAACTCAAAGCCATTCACTGCATGTCCTGCGGGGATGCACATCTGCCCAGTCGCAGGCAGTACAAGATTGAACACGACTGGAGGCGCACGGCTCAGAACGCCCTGCAGTTTGGTTTTGATTTCTTCTTCAACCCCTTCCTGACCGCTAAGCTAGAGCAACACCCAGAACCAGAGACTGAGATAGAGACTGTGACACAGGAGGGGGGGTAG